Proteins encoded together in one Benincasa hispida cultivar B227 chromosome 1, ASM972705v1, whole genome shotgun sequence window:
- the LOC120076002 gene encoding phosphate transporter PHO1, translated as MLWEDLINNPKKDVSGDSISRKKIQWAEKMIRGAFVELYKGLGLLKTFSSLNMKAFVKILKKFDKVANQKASASYLQEVKKSPFISSDKVVRLMDEVESIFTKHFANNDRKKAMKYLRPQQPKDSHMTTFFVGLFTGCFASLFIVYATLAHLSGVFSRPNEVSYMDAVYPVFSMFALLSLHMFMYGCNLFTWKHTRINYNFIFEFQSSTALKYRDAFLICTTTMTAVVGALVIHLILGLTGFSTVQVDSIPGLLLLIFVVLLICPFDIFYRPTRYYFLRVFRNIIFSPFYKVLFVDSFLADQLTSQITLLRLVESTVCYFTASFFGMHRGDVCKSGTLYWELAYLISFLPYYWRAMQCARRWFDDNDMDHLANMGKYVSAMVAAGARLTYSRQDTHLWFIIVLVTSFVATVYQLYWDFAKDWGVLNPKSRNPWLRDELILKNKGIYYLSMVLNVILRVAWVETVLQLHKLHIRNIESKMLDFLLASLEVIRRGHWNFYRLENEQLNNVGKYRAVKTVPLPFHDADSDG; from the exons atgctGTGGGAGGATCTCATCAACAACCCCAAAAAAGACGTCTCCGGCGACTCCATTAGCCGGAAAAAAATCCAGTGGGCCGAGAAGATGATCCGAGGCGCCTTTGTTGAGCTCTACAAAGGCCTTGGCCTCCTCAAAACCTTCAG TTCACTGAACATGAAGGCATTCGTAAAGATTCTGAAAAAATTCGACAAG GTGGCGAATCAAAAAGCATCGGCGAGTTATCTTCAGGAGGTGAAAAAGTCGCCCTTTATCAGCTCCGATAAG GTGGTAAGACTAATGGACGAAGTGGAATCCATATTCACAAAGCACTTCGCCAACAATGACAGGAAAAAggctatgaaatatttgaggcCTCAGCAGCCTAAAGATTCCCACATGACCACCTTCTTTGTTG gtTTGTTTACAGGTTGCTTTGCGTCATTGTTTATTGTATACGCAACTTTGGCTCATTTGTCTGGTGTTTTTTCTCGTCCAAATGAAGTTTCTTACATGGATGCTGTTTATCCTGTTTTCAG CATGTTTGCATTGCTAAGCTTGCACATGTTCATGTATGGCTGTAATCTCTTCACCTGGAAACATACAAGGATCAATTACAACTTCATTTTTGAGTTTCAATCGAGCACTGCACTCAAGTACCGCGATGCTTTTCTTATATGCACCACTACTATGACTGCTGTGGTTGGAGCACTCGTCATTCACTTGATTTTAGGACTCACCGGTTTCTCAACAGTCCAAGTTGATTCTATTCCTGGTCTTCTCCTTCTC attTTTGTTGTCCTTCTTATATGCCCATTTGACATATTCTACCGACCGACACGCTATTATTTTCTCCGCGTGTTTCGTAACATCATTTTCTCTCCTTTTTACAAG GTTCTGTTTGTTGACTCTTTCTTGGCAGACCAACTTACAAGTCAG ATCACTCTGCTTAGGCTCGTGGAATCCACTGTCTGCTACTTCACTGCAAGTTTCTTCGGAATGCATCGAGGTGATGTCTGCAAATCCGGGACTTTATACTGGGAGTTGGCTTACCTCATTTCATTTTTGCCATACTATTGGCGTGCAATGCAG TGTGCAAGAAGATGGTTTGATGACAATGACATGGACCATTTGGCTAACATGGGCAAGTATGTGTCAGCCATGGTAGCCGCCGGAGCCAGGCTTACATATTCTCGGCAAGACACCCACCTCTGGTTCATAATCGTCTTAGTCACTTCCTTTGTAGCTACAGTATATCAGTTGTACTGGGATTTTGCAAAGGACTGGGGAGTTCTCAATCCGAAATCTCGAAATCCATGGCTCCGAGATGAACTCATCTTGAAGAACAAAGGCATCTACTACCTGTCAATG GTTCTGAATGTGATCCTAAGAGTTGCTTGGGTGGAGACCGTGTTACAGTTGCATAAATTGCACATTAGAAACATTGAGTCGAAAATGCTAGACTTCCTGTTGGCGTCGCTGGAGGTTATCCGACGAGGGCACTGGAATTTCTACAG ATTGGAGAATGAACAACTAAACAACGTTGGAAAGTACAGGGCTGTGAAGACAGTTCCTCTACCGTTCCATGATGCTGACTCTGATGGCTAA
- the LOC120084119 gene encoding long-chain-alcohol oxidase FAO1, which yields MKTMECHPLLRGTRSGKFSHGFSAAEIETLATICDTILPPLPFDSSNNNGSVDAAAVKAFYAASGSQSTIPDEVAETVRKRGLIETVIIVRLVLWILATRLGTLLLCGSLCLCEKWPFVRKFSEMPLENREEALRRWFKNKVFTPIRAALASLRVLSLYIFFSRVDVNGDNPSWEAINYRPDIDENPSKSSDERPLQTGIIQPNNETESSFQKFLLQKGIKVTGDDGHTLYIECDVVVVGSGCGGGVAAAILASSGQKVVVLEKGNYFTASDYSSLEGPSLDQLYEAGGVFISNDGKMLILAGSTVGGGSAVNWSASIRTPNHVVQEWAENHKIPFFGTSEYQVAMDVVCKRIGVSEDCEEEGFQNQVLRKGCENLGLKVEKVPRNSPTGHYCGSCGYGCRRGEKQGTDSTWLVDAVNHGAVIITNCKAERFILERNRNGSVKKSKCLGVITNVWSDNFTKKLQIKAKATISACGALLTPPLMISSGLRNKHIGRNLHLHPVLMTWGYFPESNSEFKGKSYEGGIITSVHKVVSEESKSNPKTIIETPLLGPGSCAVLTPWISGLDAKQRMLKYSRTAHLITIVRDSGLGAVRSEGRVSYNLSKEDRENLKKGLRQSLRILVAAGATEVGTHRSDGQKLECKGIGKEELEEFLATVSAEGDLLSMTENWNIYTSAHQMGSCKMGVSEKEGAVDENGESWEAEGLFVCDASVLPTAVGVNPMITIQSTAYCISNRIATLLMK from the exons ATGAAGACAATGGAATGTCATCCTCTGCTGAGAGGAACAAGGAGTGGCAAGTTCAGCCATGGCTTCTCTGCGGCGGAGATTGAGACCTTAGCCACCATCTGCGACACAATACTTCCTCCTCTGCCGTTCGATTCATCAAACAACAACGGCAGCGTCGACGCCGCCGCCGTGAAGGCGTTTTATGCGGCTTCCGGTTCGCAATCTACGATTCCAGACGAG gttGCAGAGACGGTGAGAAAGAGAGGATTGATCGAAACAGTGATAATAGTGAGATTAGTGCTGTGGATTCTGGCTACGAGATTAGGAACGTTGTTGCTTTGTGGATCGCTTTGTTTGTGCGAGAAATGGCCTTTTGTGAGAAAATTCTCGGAGATGCCATTGGAGAACAGAGAAGAAGCTTTGAGGAGATGGTTTAAAAATAAGGTTTTCACTCCCATTAGAGCTGCTCTTGCTTCCCTCAGAGTTCTTTCTCTCTATATCTTCTTTTCTCGG GTTGATGTAAATGGCGACAACCCAAGTTGGGAAGCCATAAACTACCGGCCGGACATTGATGAGAATCCGTCCAAATCCTCCGATGAGAGGCCTCTCCAGACCGGAATCATACAACCCAACAACGAAACCGAGTCATCCTTTCAAAAATTCCTCTTACAGAAGGGTATCAAAGTCACCGGAGACGATGGCCACACCCTTTACATCGAATGTGATGTGGTGGTTGTTGGGTCCGGTTGCGGCGGCGGCGTTGCGGCAGCGATTCTCGCAAGTTCCGGCCAGAAAGTAGTGGTTCTCGAAAAAGGGAACTATTTCACTGCGTCTGATTATTCATCTCTTGAAGGCCCTTCCCTCGATCAACTGTACGAAGCCGGTGGGGTTTTCATAAGTAATGATGGCAAAATGTTGATTCTGGCCGGTTCGACCGTCGGCGGTGGCTCCGCTGTTAATTGGTCGGCGAGCATCAGAACCCCAAATCACGTTGTGCAGGAATGGGCTGAGAACCACAAGATACCATTCTTTGGGACCTCTGAATATCAAGTTGCCATGGATGTTGTGTGCAAGAGAATTGGGGTGTCAGAAGATTGTGAAGAAGAGGGGTTTCAGAATCAAGTTCTTCGAAAAGGGTGTGAAAATTTGGGGCTTAAAGTTGAAAAAGTACCAAGAAATTCACCAACAGGTCATTACTGTGGATCCTGTGGTTATGGTTGTAGAAGAGGAGAGAAACAAGGGACTGATTCTACTTGGCTAGTTGATGCTGTGAATCATGGGGCAGTGATCATTACAAATTGCAAAGCTGAGAGATTCATATTGGAAAGGAACAGAAATGGAAGTGTAAAAAAGAGCAAGTGCTTGGGAGTCATTACAAATGTTTGGAGCGACAACTTTACCAAGAAACTGCAGATCAAAGCCAAAGCTACTATCTCTGCTTGTGGGGCTCTTTTGACACCACCATTGATGATATCAAGTGGGCTGAGGAACAAACACATTGGCAGAAATCTTCATCTCCACCCTGTTTTAATGACTTGGGGATACTTTCCAGAGTCAAATTCAGAGTTCAAGGGAAAATCCTATGAGGGTGGAATAATCACATCAGTTCACAAGGTTGTCTCTGAAGAATCCAAATCAAATCCCAAAACCATCATAGAGACTCCTTTATTAGGCCCAGGATCATGCGCTGTGTTGACTCCTTGGATATCCGGACTTGACGCTAAGCAAAGAATGCTCAAGTATTCGAGAACTGCCCATTTGATTACGATAGTCCGTGATTCGGGATTGGGAGCAGTAAGATCAGAGGGAAGGGTGAGCTATAACTTGAGTAAAGAAGACAGAGAAAACCTCAAGAAGGGGTTGAGACAGTCATTGAGAATTTTGGTAGCTGCAGGAGCTACTGAAGTTGGTACACATAGGAGTGATGGACAGAAACTTGAATGTAAAGGGATTGGGAAGGAGGAATTGGAAGAGTTTTTGGCTACGGTATCTGCCGAGGGAGACCTACTATCAATGACTGAGAATTGGAATATCTATACCTCAGCTCATCAAATGGGGAGCTGTAAAATGGGAGTTTCTGAAAAAGAAGGTGCGGTCGATGAAAATGGAGAGAGCTGGGAAGCTGAAGGGCTCTTTGTTTGTGATGCTAGTGTTCTTCCAACTGCAGTTGGTGTCAATCCCATGATTACTATCCAATCCACTGCTTACTGTATCTCAAATAGAATAGCAACATTGTTAATGAAGTAG